Proteins from one Triticum aestivum cultivar Chinese Spring chromosome 7A, IWGSC CS RefSeq v2.1, whole genome shotgun sequence genomic window:
- the LOC123149189 gene encoding nuclear transcription factor Y subunit C-4: MEPSSQPQPATGDVVAGGSQVYPASSYPPAATIAIAPGIIPAGSQPAPPFPANSAQLNAQNQLIYEQAQQFHQQLQQQQQRQLQQFWAERLSEVDQATDFKNHTLPLARIKKIMKADEDVRMISAEAPVVFAKACEIFILELTLRSWMHTEENKRRTLQKNDIAAAITRTDVYDFLVDIIPRDEMREEGVGLPRAGQLPLLGAPADASYPYYYPQQVPGAVMGYGGHQGHLPYVWQDPQEQQQQQGHPGEQQQSESG; this comes from the coding sequence ATGGAACCGTCTTCACAACCTCAGCCTGCAACGGGTGATGTCGTTGCTGGTGGATCACAAGTGTATCCTGCCTCATCCTATCCGCCTGCAGCAACAATAGCCATAGCTCCTGGTATCATTCCTGCCGGTTCACAGCCAGCACCACCATTCCCTGCCAATTCAGCCCAGCTCAATGCTCAAAACCAGCTTATCTACGAGCAAGCGCAGCAATTTCACCAgcagctccagcagcagcagcagaggcagCTGCAGCAGTTCTGGGCCGAACGACTGTCGGAGGTTGATCAGGCCACCGACTTCAAGAACCACACCTTGCCGCTCGCCAGGATAAAGAAGATCATGAAGGCCGACGAGGACGTCCGCATGATCTCAGCCGAGGCCCCAGTGGTCTTTGCAAAAGCATGCGAGATATTCATACTGGAGTTGACACTGAGGTCGTGGATGCACACTGAGGAGAACAAGCGCCGGACCTTGCAGAAGAATGACATTGCCGCCGCCATCACCAGGACCGACGTCTACGACTTCCTGGTGGACATAATCCCCAGGGATGAGATGAGGGAGGAGGGAGTTGGGCTTCCTAGGGCCGGGCAGCTGCCGCTCTTGGGGGCTCCAGCTGACGCGTCGTACCCCTACTACTATCCGCAGCAGGTGCCAGGTGCGGTGATGGGGTACGGTGGCCACCAGGGCCATCTGCCGTATGTGTGGCAAGATCCTcaggagcagcaacagcagcaggggCATCCTGGGGAGCAGCAGCAATCTGAAAGCGGCTGA